A region from the Coffea eugenioides isolate CCC68of chromosome 9, Ceug_1.0, whole genome shotgun sequence genome encodes:
- the LOC113782140 gene encoding uncharacterized protein LOC113782140 — protein MDRVMKRRSIPVQLNSQNEKYNDIVRAAYNKLSEENVRKRKEEYLKEKEEYEKEMERLVKLIVRKARVQVKIHYLDRVKILKHKMSRTIQIAKAWTNAVISERDALEIKNLGAYGKEKLAELNELYNIAVSSQRKILKIAEMLSSHPRAKAASSGAVALDKGKKSQQKIHTMHQGPDNDEELKYQSAEEGGGDEDDGADEIDEEGSEEDERHTE, from the exons ATGGACCGTGTCATGAAGCGTCGGTCTATTCCCGTGCAACTGAATAGTCAAAACGAAAAG TACAATGACATTGTCCGTGCAGCATATAATAAGTTGAGTGAGGAAAATGTGAGGAAGCGAAAGGAGGAGTAtttgaaagagaaagaagagtaCGAGAAAGAAATGGAACGTCTTGTAAAATTGATAGTGCGAAAAGCACGGGTTCAGGTTAAG ATTCATTATCTTGATCGAGTGAAAATACTAAAACATAAAATGTCAAGGACTATACAAATAGCAAAGGCATGGACAAATGCTGTGATCTCTGAAAGGGATGCATTGGAGATTAAAAATCTTGGGGcttatggaaaagaaaaactg GCTGAGCTAAATGAGCTATATAACATTGCTGTTAGTAGCCAACGAAAGATATTAAAGATTGCAGAAATGCTCTCTTCTCATCCGAGAGCAAAAGCTGCATCGTCTGGGGCTGTAGCATtggacaaaggaaaaaaatcgcAGCAAAAAATACATACAATGCACCAGGGTCCTGATAACGATGAAGAGTTGAAATATCAATCTGCGGAAGAAGGGGGTGGCGATGAGGATGATGGTGCTGATGAAATTGATGAGGAAGGGTCGGAAGAAGATGAGCGACATACAGAGTAA